Within the Pirellulales bacterium genome, the region GAGTCGGTTCTTCAATCTCTTGGGCAGCTTGCACAATCCCCCGGGCTGCATCCTCCACGTATAAAAACTCGCGACTGGCAGTGCCAGTTCCCCAACAGACGATTTCTTCATCATGACGCTGAAGGGCTGTCTCGCATTTGCGAATGAGTGCCGGAATCACATGGCTACTAGCCGGATCGAAGTTATCTCCAGGGCCGTACAGGTTCACGGGGACTACGACCGCAGCGGGCAGGCCATACTGTCGATGGTAAGCGTCCAACATCACGAAAAGAGCTTTTTTGGCCACACCATAGGGGGCGTTGGTCTCCTCCGGATAGCCGTTCCACAGATCGTCTTCCCGAAAAGGCACCGGCGCGAACTTCGGGTACGCGCACACGGTGCCGGTATGGATGAATTTGCGAATACCGAATTGCCGAGCGTATTCGATTAAATGGAGGCCCATCGCCATGTTCGTATAGAAGAACCGGCCCGGCTGCGACATATTGGCGCCGATTCCACCGACCTCAGCTG harbors:
- a CDS encoding GDP-L-fucose synthase, translated to MIQWTESRVCVTGGAGFLGRFVCAQLIDRGVSPDQLIIPRRAQYDLTQEEQVKRLYREQRPDIVIHLAAEVGGIGANMSQPGRFFYTNMAMGLHLIEYARQFGIRKFIHTGTVCAYPKFAPVPFREDDLWNGYPEETNAPYGVAKKALFVMLDAYHRQYGLPAAVVVPVNLYGPGDNFDPASSHVIPALIRKCETALQRHDEEIVCWGTGTASREFLYVEDAARGIVQAAQEIEEPTPINLGTGREITIADLVQLIARLCGFRGYIAWDGLKPDGQPRRCLDTSRAAQLLNWTTTMPLEEGLRRTIASWREHPRFNSVSPAEMQVQ